In the genome of Dermacentor silvarum isolate Dsil-2018 chromosome 1, BIME_Dsil_1.4, whole genome shotgun sequence, one region contains:
- the LOC125942359 gene encoding uncharacterized protein K02A2.6-like: MRVIVPAKLRNLLLDELHEGHPGIVRSKQMARSYVWWPSIEADLENRVKACWPEVFVMRSTTSDATVERLRELFARFGFPETIVSDNGPQFTSEEFKLFVKELGCRHVLTAPYHPSSNGLAERFIQTLKNALRKSSGADTLQLRLHKFLLTYRNSPHATTNESPANLLLGRRLRNRLDVIKPAVGGRVAYNQFKQSVARPRRDRDIAVGDQVMARNYRGRPNWVPGVVVGQSGPVSFTVRATTPRGSFTWRRHMDQLLARITDPDREASDQEGYEFLAFPPSVDPVTSSAPTTSGPAASQEIQTAGARRYPTRDRRPPDRYQAGV; the protein is encoded by the exons ATGCGAGTGATCGTGCCGGCAAAGTTGCGCAACTTGCTGCTGGACGAACTCCACGAAGGGCACCCAGGCATCGTGCGCAGCAAGCAAATGGCGCGCAGCTACGTGTGGTGGCCGTCCATCGAGGCGGACCTCGAGAATCGTGTCAAGGCCTGC TGGCCGGAAGTGTTTGTTATGCGCTCGACTACGTCGGATGCTACTGTGGAGAGATTGAGAGAGCTCTTTGCACGGTTTGGTTTCCCAGAAACCATTGTCAGTGATAACGGCCCGCAGTTCACTTCTGAAGAGTTCAAGCTTTTTGTAAAAGAATTGGGCTGTCGTCACGTGCTTACAGCACCGTATCATCCCAGCTCAAACGGGCTTGCAGAGCGTTTTATTCAGACACTTAAAAACGCTCTTCGTAAATCTAGCGGAGCAGACACATTACAACTGAGGCTTCACAAGTTTTTGCTTACCTATCGCAACTCGCCCCATGCGACAACAAATGAGTCACCAGCAAACTTGTTACTAGGACGACGGCTGCGAAATCGACTCGATGTTATCAAGCCAGCGGTGGGAGGAAGGGTTGCATATAACCAGTTCAAGCAATCCGTGGCTCGCCCACGTCGTGATCGTGACATAGCAGTCGGTGACCAAGTGATGGCTCGCAATTATCGGGGCAGACCAAACTGGGTCCCTGGTGTTGTTGTGGGGCAGTCCGGCCCTGTGTCTTTTACAGTTCGTGCTACCACACCCAGAGGCAGTTTCACCTGGCGTCGTCACATGGACCAGCTGCTCGCGCGGATCACGGATCCGGACCGCGAGGCATCTGACCAAGAGGGGTACGAGTTCCTGGCGTTCCCACCAAGCGTCGACCCAGTGACATCCTCCGCTCCTACCACCAGTGGTCCTGCCGCTTCGCAAGAGATCCAGACGGCGGGTGCAAGACGCTACCCGACTAGAGACCGTCGACCACCGGACAGATATCAAGCTGGAGTTTAG